The Salmonella enterica subsp. houtenae serovar Houten genome has a segment encoding these proteins:
- the phoH gene encoding phosphate starvation-inducible protein PsiH: protein MGRQKAVIKARREAKRVLRRDSRSHKQREEESVTSLVQMGGVEAIGMARDSRDTSPIRARNEAQAHYLNAIDSKQLIFATGEAGCGKTWISAAKAAEALIHKDVERIIVTRPVLQADEDLGFLPGDIAEKFAPYFRPVYDVLLKRLGASFMQYCLRPEIGKVEIAPFAYMRGRTFENAVVILDEAQNVTAAQMKMFLTRLGENVTVIVNGDITQCDLPAHIQSGLSDALARFNEDEMVGIVRFNKDDCVRSALCQRTLHAYS from the coding sequence ATGGGAAGACAAAAAGCAGTGATTAAAGCACGTCGTGAAGCAAAGCGTGTGTTAAGACGAGATTCGCGTAGTCACAAGCAACGTGAAGAAGAATCAGTCACGTCACTGGTACAGATGGGTGGAGTAGAAGCTATCGGCATGGCGCGCGATAGTCGTGATACTTCGCCTATTAGGGCGCGAAATGAAGCACAGGCGCATTATCTGAATGCTATCGACAGTAAACAGCTTATTTTTGCAACCGGCGAAGCCGGATGCGGAAAAACATGGATTAGCGCGGCAAAGGCGGCGGAAGCGTTGATTCATAAAGACGTTGAGAGGATCATCGTGACGCGCCCGGTATTACAGGCTGATGAAGATCTCGGTTTTTTACCCGGTGATATTGCTGAAAAATTTGCGCCTTATTTTCGCCCCGTCTATGACGTACTGCTTAAACGGTTGGGCGCCTCCTTTATGCAATATTGCTTGCGTCCGGAAATCGGTAAGGTAGAAATTGCGCCTTTCGCCTATATGCGTGGGCGTACTTTTGAAAATGCGGTGGTGATCCTCGACGAGGCGCAAAATGTGACTGCGGCGCAAATGAAAATGTTTTTGACGCGATTGGGAGAGAATGTGACGGTCATTGTCAATGGCGATATCACCCAATGCGATTTGCCGGCACACATTCAGTCAGGTTTAAGCGACGCCTTAGCCCGCTTTAACGAAGATGAGATGGTAGGGATAGTGCGATTTAACAAAGACGACTGCGTGCGCTCGGCGCTCTGTCAGAGAACGCTGCACGCATACAGCTAA
- the sglT gene encoding acetylneuraminate ABC transporter gives MITHSFGIVNYLVLFGYLLAMMLVGVYFSRRQKTADDYFRGGGRVPGWAAGVSVFATTLSSITFMSIPAKAFTSDWTFIIGQYLAIAILPLVFYFYIPFFRKLKVTSAYEYLEARFDVRCRLFASMSFMLFHIGRIAIITFLTVLALRPFIAIDPVILVLLISVMCIIYTWMGGIEGVIWTDVIQGLLLSGSAILIFIVICLKVQGGIGEIFTVTQQADKFFPPAQFHWSWTESTVPVLMIGFLFANIQQFTASQDVVQRYIVTDSIEETKKTLLTNAKLVAVIPVFFFAIGSALFVYYQQHPQLLPAGFNTGGILPLFVVTEMPVGIAGLIIAAIFAAAQSSISSSLNSISSCFNSDIYQRLSHKKRTPENRMKVAKLVILVAGLVSSAASVWLVMADESEIWDAFNSLIGLMGGPMTGLFMLGIFFKRANAGSAVLGIIISVITVLGARYATDLNFFFYGVIGSLSVVISGVIFAPLFASAPPLVLDGKPEPKATL, from the coding sequence ATGATCACACATTCTTTCGGCATCGTTAACTATCTTGTATTATTTGGCTACCTCCTGGCCATGATGTTAGTCGGTGTCTATTTTTCCAGACGGCAAAAAACAGCAGACGATTATTTTCGTGGTGGTGGCCGGGTTCCTGGCTGGGCGGCTGGAGTTAGTGTATTCGCCACAACGTTAAGCTCAATTACATTTATGTCAATTCCTGCCAAAGCATTTACTTCCGACTGGACGTTTATCATCGGTCAGTATCTGGCTATCGCCATTTTACCACTGGTATTTTATTTCTATATTCCGTTTTTTCGGAAATTGAAAGTTACATCAGCCTATGAATATCTCGAAGCACGGTTCGATGTGCGTTGCCGTCTGTTCGCCAGCATGTCATTTATGTTGTTTCATATTGGACGTATCGCCATTATCACTTTCCTGACTGTTTTAGCATTGCGCCCATTTATCGCGATAGATCCGGTGATTCTGGTACTGTTAATTAGCGTGATGTGTATCATTTATACGTGGATGGGGGGAATTGAAGGGGTAATATGGACTGATGTCATTCAAGGGCTCTTACTTTCTGGCAGCGCAATACTGATTTTTATTGTGATATGTCTCAAAGTACAGGGCGGCATTGGTGAGATTTTTACGGTGACGCAGCAGGCAGATAAATTCTTTCCGCCCGCACAGTTCCACTGGAGCTGGACGGAAAGCACAGTGCCTGTCTTGATGATTGGTTTTCTGTTTGCCAATATTCAGCAATTTACTGCCAGTCAGGATGTGGTTCAACGCTATATCGTGACTGATTCCATAGAGGAAACGAAAAAAACATTACTGACTAATGCCAAACTGGTTGCCGTGATCCCTGTTTTCTTTTTTGCTATCGGCTCAGCGCTATTTGTCTATTATCAGCAACATCCACAGTTATTACCGGCGGGATTCAACACCGGCGGCATTTTACCCTTATTCGTGGTTACAGAAATGCCTGTCGGCATTGCAGGGTTGATCATCGCCGCTATTTTCGCTGCCGCGCAGTCCAGTATCTCCAGCAGCTTAAACAGTATTTCTAGTTGTTTTAACTCCGATATCTACCAGCGCCTGAGTCATAAAAAAAGAACGCCTGAAAACCGTATGAAAGTAGCTAAATTAGTGATTCTGGTCGCGGGACTGGTAAGTAGCGCGGCCTCGGTATGGCTGGTTATGGCCGATGAGTCCGAAATCTGGGATGCATTTAATAGTCTGATAGGTCTGATGGGAGGACCAATGACTGGTCTGTTCATGCTGGGTATTTTCTTTAAGAGAGCAAATGCCGGAAGCGCGGTTTTGGGGATTATTATCAGCGTCATTACCGTGCTGGGCGCACGTTATGCCACAGATCTTAACTTCTTCTTTTATGGGGTTATTGGCTCGCTAAGCGTGGTGATTAGCGGCGTTATTTTCGCCCCGTTATTTGCTTCAGCCCCGCCATTGGTTCTGGATGGGAAACCTGAACCAAAGGCGACATTATAA
- a CDS encoding protein phoH translates to MVLSANGRIVYSSYNTLYGCSPSGGGLDILKSLIFSVTPRISDVIVGARSRVWRRFKKQAKAYKEANPQMCVRIIAFNRTRVMYTYNSRCYPWEDKKQ, encoded by the coding sequence ATGGTATTGTCCGCAAATGGACGCATTGTTTACAGTAGTTACAACACCCTATACGGATGTTCTCCCTCCGGCGGTGGTCTTGACATCTTAAAATCTCTCATCTTTTCCGTTACTCCCCGTATCTCTGATGTCATAGTTGGTGCGCGTAGCCGAGTGTGGCGTCGTTTCAAAAAGCAAGCTAAGGCTTACAAGGAAGCCAACCCTCAGATGTGTGTGCGCATAATCGCGTTCAATAGAACGCGGGTGATGTATACCTACAACTCAAGGTGCTATCCATGGGAAGACAAAAAGCAGTGA
- the ybbH_2 gene encoding putative transcriptional regulator, producing the protein MEPQPPRLKPGKILDTLGAMQKSLTRASQRIAQHILAFPRQVTQLSIADLSRETQAGEATVIRFCRTLGYKGFQDFKMDLAIELATTESDDTSPLLDAKVSESDDAHAIGLKLQNTISNVLSETLNLLDMQQVLGVVDALRHCHSVYIFGVGSSGITALDMKHKLMRIGLRGDAVSNNHFMYMQATLLKAGDVAIGVSHSGTSPETVHSLRLARQAGATTVAITHNLGSPLCEAADFCLINGNRQGMLQGDSIGTKAAQLFVFDLLYTLLVQSSPEQARESKLRTMNALDMIK; encoded by the coding sequence ATGGAGCCTCAACCCCCACGTCTTAAACCCGGAAAAATTCTTGATACCCTGGGTGCTATGCAAAAAAGCCTGACACGTGCCTCCCAGCGTATTGCGCAGCATATTTTAGCCTTCCCCAGACAGGTGACCCAGTTATCTATTGCAGATTTGTCTCGTGAAACACAGGCCGGAGAAGCCACTGTTATTCGCTTTTGTCGCACTCTGGGTTATAAAGGTTTTCAGGACTTTAAAATGGACCTGGCCATTGAACTTGCCACCACCGAGTCTGATGACACTAGTCCCCTGCTGGATGCCAAAGTCAGTGAATCCGATGATGCCCACGCCATTGGTTTAAAACTACAAAACACTATTAGTAATGTATTATCTGAAACACTAAATCTGCTTGATATGCAACAGGTTCTCGGTGTCGTGGACGCCTTACGCCACTGTCACTCGGTTTACATATTTGGTGTGGGTTCATCGGGGATCACGGCGCTGGATATGAAACACAAGCTGATGCGTATTGGTTTGCGGGGCGATGCGGTAAGCAATAACCATTTTATGTATATGCAGGCTACCCTATTAAAAGCAGGAGATGTCGCGATTGGCGTCAGTCACTCAGGCACCTCGCCAGAAACGGTGCATTCACTCAGATTGGCCAGGCAGGCTGGCGCCACCACCGTCGCTATCACCCATAATCTGGGCTCTCCGTTATGTGAAGCAGCCGATTTTTGCCTCATCAATGGTAATCGGCAAGGAATGTTACAGGGTGACTCGATCGGCACGAAAGCCGCACAGCTTTTCGTCTTTGATCTGCTCTATACCCTTCTTGTACAGTCCTCACCGGAACAGGCCCGAGAGAGTAAATTACGGACAATGAATGCCCTGGACATGATAAAATAA
- the nanE gene encoding N-acetylmannosamine-6-phosphate 2-epimerase, which produces MSLLAGLEQRVRENGGLIVSCQPVPGIPMDKPEIVTAMAQAGADISEGVDCHQKGVEFIGTTLSGDTGPTTPVEPDLAMVAQLSHTGCRVIAEGRYNTPALAASAIAHGAWTVSRFRYHPYREYLSVVQPRSKTLIWGNK; this is translated from the coding sequence ATGTCACTATTAGCCGGGCTGGAACAGCGTGTACGCGAAAATGGTGGGCTGATTGTCTCATGCCAGCCGGTACCTGGCATTCCTATGGATAAACCTGAAATTGTGACCGCAATGGCGCAGGCAGGCGCCGATATTAGTGAAGGAGTAGATTGCCATCAGAAAGGAGTCGAATTCATTGGTACAACGCTGTCTGGCGATACTGGCCCCACCACGCCTGTTGAACCAGATTTAGCAATGGTGGCACAACTGAGCCATACCGGCTGTCGTGTTATTGCCGAGGGGCGCTACAACACTCCTGCTTTGGCAGCCAGTGCTATAGCGCATGGTGCCTGGACAGTGAGTCGGTTCCGCTATCACCCGTATCGAGAATATCTGTCAGTGGTTCAGCCACGCAGTAAGACGCTGATCTGGGGAAATAAATGA
- the SBOV10391 gene encoding putative secreted protein: protein MKRIFLTCAALLFSSQALADECASASTQLEMNRCAAAQYQAADKKLNETYQSAIKRAQPPQRELLQKAQVAWIALRDADCALIRSGTEGGSAQPMIASQCLTDKTNEREAFLASLLQCEEGDLSCPLPPSG, encoded by the coding sequence ATGAAACGAATTTTCCTTACCTGCGCTGCGTTGTTGTTCAGCAGTCAGGCGTTGGCCGATGAGTGTGCGAGCGCCAGTACGCAGTTGGAAATGAATCGCTGCGCCGCCGCGCAATACCAGGCGGCAGATAAAAAGCTGAACGAAACCTATCAAAGCGCGATTAAACGTGCGCAACCGCCGCAGCGCGAGCTGTTACAAAAAGCGCAGGTTGCATGGATTGCCCTGCGGGACGCCGATTGCGCGCTGATTCGTTCAGGTACGGAGGGCGGCAGCGCTCAACCCATGATCGCCAGCCAGTGCCTGACCGATAAAACGAACGAACGCGAAGCGTTTTTAGCCTCGCTGTTGCAATGTGAAGAGGGTGATTTGAGCTGCCCACTGCCGCCTTCCGGTTAA
- the rutR gene encoding transcriptional regulator, whose amino-acid sequence MSQRTEKKIGKRSQAASAKRQLILTAALAVFSQYGIHGARLEQVAERAGVSKTNLLYYYPSKEALYVAVMRQILDVWLAPLKAFRAEFSPLEAIKEYIRLKLEVSRDYPQASRLFCMEMLAGAPLLMDELTGDLKALIDEKSALIAGWVHCGKLAPVSPHHLIFMIWATTQHYADFAPQVEAVTGATLHDDAFFNQTVESVQRIIIEGIRVR is encoded by the coding sequence ATGTCGCAACGCACAGAGAAAAAAATCGGGAAACGTTCGCAGGCCGCCAGTGCAAAACGGCAGCTTATCTTAACTGCCGCGCTTGCTGTTTTTTCCCAGTATGGCATTCATGGCGCGCGTCTTGAGCAGGTCGCCGAGCGGGCAGGCGTCTCCAAAACCAATCTGCTTTATTATTATCCCTCGAAAGAGGCGCTGTATGTTGCGGTAATGCGACAGATCCTGGATGTCTGGCTGGCGCCGCTCAAGGCGTTTCGCGCAGAGTTTTCCCCTCTGGAGGCCATCAAAGAGTATATTCGTCTCAAGCTGGAAGTTTCGCGTGATTATCCGCAGGCGTCGCGGCTATTCTGTATGGAGATGCTGGCGGGCGCGCCGCTCTTAATGGATGAACTAACCGGCGATCTAAAAGCTCTGATAGATGAAAAATCAGCGCTGATTGCCGGATGGGTGCACTGCGGGAAACTGGCGCCCGTCTCCCCGCACCATCTGATCTTCATGATTTGGGCCACCACACAGCATTACGCCGATTTTGCCCCTCAGGTTGAAGCGGTAACCGGCGCGACGCTTCATGATGACGCCTTTTTCAACCAAACGGTCGAAAGCGTTCAGCGCATTATTATTGAAGGGATTCGGGTGCGTTAA
- the putA gene encoding trifunctional transcriptional regulator/proline dehydrogenase/pyrroline-5-carboxylate dehydrogenase, whose amino-acid sequence MGTTTMGVKLDDATRERIKTAASRIDRTPHWLIKQAIFSYLDKLENSDTLPELPALFAGAANESEEPTAPQDEPHQPFLEFAEQILPQSVSRAAITAAWRRPETDAVSMLMEQARLSPPVAEQAHKLAYQLAEKLRNQKSASGRAGMVQGLLQEFSLSSQEGVALMCLAEALLRIPDKATRDALIRDKISNGNWQSHIGRSPSLFVNAATWGLLFTGRLVSTHNEANLSRSLNRIIGKSGEPLIRKGVDMAMRLMGEQFVTGETIAQALANARKLEEKGFRYSYDMLGEAALTAADAQAYMVSYQQAIHAIGKASNGRGIYEGPGISIKLSALHPRYSRAQYDRVMEELYPRLKSLTLLARQYDIGLNIDAEEADRLEISLDLLEKLCFEPELAGWNGIGFVIQAYQKRCPLVIDYLVDLASRSRRRLMIRLVKGAYWDSEIKRAQMEGLEGYPVYTRKVYTDVSYLACAKKLLAVPNLIYPQFATHNAHTLAAIYHLAGQNYYPGQYEFQCLHGMGEPLYEQVTGKVADGKLNRPCRIYAPVGTHETLLAYLVRRLLENGANTSFVNRIADATLPLDELVADPVETVEKLAQQEGQAGIPHPKIPLPRDLYGEGRINSAGLDLANEHRLASLSSALLSNATQKWQARPMLEQPVADGEMTPVINPAEPKDIVGWGREATESEVEQALQNAVNQAPVWFATPPQERAAILQRAAVLMEDQMQQLIGLLVREAGKTFSNAIAEVREAVDFLHYYAGQVRDDFDNETHRPLGPVICISPWNFPLAIFTGQIAAALAAGNSVLAKPAEQTSLIAAQGIAILLEAGVPPGVVQLLPGRGETVGAQLTADARVRGVMFTGSTEVATLLQRNIATRLDAQGRPIPLIAETGGMNAMIVDSSALTEQVVVDVLASAFDSAGQRCSALRVLCLQDDIAEHTLKMLRGAMAECRMGNPVRLTTDIGPVIDSEAKANIERHIQTMRAKGRPVFQAARENSDDAEEWQTGTFVMPTLIELENVAELEKEIFGPVLHVVRYNRNHLAELIDQINASGYGLTLGVHTRIDETIAQVTGSAHVGNLYVNRNMVGAVVGVQPFGGEGLSGTGPKAGGPLYLYRLLAHRPPNALNTTLARQDARYPVDAQLKTTLLAPLTALTQWAADRPALQTLCQQFADLAQAGTQRLLPGPTGERNTWTLLPRERVLCLADDEQDALAQLAAVLAVGSQALWPDDAFHRDLVKRLPAAVTARVQFAKAETLMTQPFDAVIFHGDSDKLRTVCEAVAAREGAIVSVQGFARGESNILLERLYIERSLSVNTAAAGGNASLMTIG is encoded by the coding sequence ATGGGAACCACCACGATGGGGGTTAAGCTGGACGACGCCACGCGCGAGCGGATCAAAACGGCCGCCTCGCGTATCGATCGCACACCGCACTGGTTAATTAAACAGGCGATCTTTAGTTATCTGGACAAACTGGAAAATAGCGATACGTTGCCGGAGTTGCCGGCGTTGTTTGCCGGCGCGGCAAATGAAAGCGAGGAGCCGACCGCGCCGCAGGATGAGCCGCATCAGCCCTTTCTGGAGTTTGCCGAACAGATCCTTCCTCAATCCGTCTCTCGCGCCGCCATCACTGCCGCCTGGCGCCGCCCGGAAACCGATGCGGTGTCAATGCTAATGGAACAGGCTCGCCTGTCGCCGCCTGTCGCTGAACAGGCGCATAAACTGGCGTATCAACTGGCGGAGAAATTACGCAATCAAAAATCCGCCAGCGGTCGCGCGGGTATGGTGCAAGGCCTGTTACAGGAGTTTTCCCTCTCTTCACAAGAAGGCGTAGCGCTGATGTGTCTGGCGGAAGCGCTGCTGCGTATTCCCGACAAAGCGACGCGCGATGCGTTAATTCGCGACAAAATCAGTAATGGCAACTGGCAGTCGCATATTGGCCGTAGCCCGTCGCTGTTTGTAAACGCCGCCACCTGGGGGCTGCTCTTTACTGGCCGACTGGTCTCAACGCATAACGAAGCCAATCTTTCGCGCTCGCTGAACCGCATTATCGGCAAGAGCGGCGAACCGTTAATCCGCAAAGGCGTCGACATGGCGATGCGTTTAATGGGCGAGCAGTTCGTTACCGGCGAAACCATTGCTCAGGCGCTGGCGAATGCCCGAAAACTGGAAGAGAAAGGGTTCCGCTATTCTTACGATATGCTGGGCGAAGCCGCGTTAACCGCCGCCGATGCGCAGGCCTATATGGTCTCTTACCAGCAGGCGATTCATGCCATCGGCAAAGCGTCTAACGGTCGCGGTATTTACGAAGGGCCAGGCATCTCGATTAAGCTGTCCGCCCTGCATCCGCGCTATAGCCGCGCGCAATACGATCGGGTAATGGAGGAGCTTTATCCGCGCCTGAAATCCCTGACGCTGCTGGCGCGTCAGTATGATATCGGTCTCAATATCGACGCCGAAGAGGCGGATCGTCTGGAGATCTCGCTCGATTTGCTGGAAAAACTCTGTTTCGAACCCGAACTGGCGGGCTGGAACGGCATTGGCTTTGTGATTCAGGCTTACCAGAAACGCTGCCCGCTGGTCATTGATTATTTAGTCGATCTGGCCTCCCGTAGCCGCCGTCGGCTGATGATTCGTCTGGTGAAAGGCGCCTACTGGGATAGCGAAATCAAACGCGCGCAAATGGAAGGGCTGGAAGGCTATCCGGTTTATACCCGCAAAGTGTATACCGATGTCTCTTATCTGGCCTGCGCGAAAAAACTGCTCGCTGTACCTAATCTGATTTACCCGCAGTTTGCGACCCATAACGCCCATACTCTGGCGGCGATTTATCATCTGGCCGGGCAAAATTACTATCCGGGCCAGTACGAATTCCAGTGCCTGCACGGCATGGGAGAACCGTTGTATGAACAGGTCACCGGTAAAGTGGCGGACGGAAAACTTAACCGTCCCTGCCGTATTTACGCGCCGGTGGGAACACACGAAACCCTGCTGGCCTATCTGGTACGACGCCTGCTGGAAAACGGCGCCAACACCTCTTTTGTCAACCGCATCGCCGATGCCACCCTACCGCTCGATGAACTGGTGGCGGACCCGGTCGAGACCGTGGAAAAACTGGCGCAGCAGGAAGGTCAGGCTGGCATACCACATCCGAAAATTCCGCTGCCGCGCGATCTGTACGGCGAAGGCCGGATAAACTCCGCCGGACTTGATTTAGCGAATGAACATCGCCTCGCCTCGCTTTCTTCTGCCCTGTTAAGCAACGCCACGCAAAAATGGCAGGCCAGGCCTATGCTGGAACAACCGGTGGCCGACGGTGAGATGACGCCGGTTATCAACCCGGCGGAACCGAAAGATATTGTCGGCTGGGGACGCGAAGCGACAGAAAGCGAAGTTGAACAGGCATTGCAAAACGCAGTCAATCAGGCGCCGGTGTGGTTTGCGACGCCGCCGCAAGAACGCGCCGCCATTTTGCAGCGGGCGGCGGTATTGATGGAAGACCAAATGCAGCAGCTTATTGGCCTATTGGTGCGTGAAGCGGGGAAAACGTTCAGCAACGCCATTGCCGAAGTACGCGAAGCGGTAGACTTCCTCCATTATTATGCCGGTCAAGTACGTGACGATTTCGATAACGAAACGCATCGCCCGTTAGGGCCGGTGATCTGCATCAGTCCGTGGAACTTCCCGCTGGCCATTTTTACCGGCCAGATCGCCGCCGCGCTGGCGGCAGGCAACAGCGTTCTGGCGAAACCAGCAGAGCAGACATCGCTGATTGCCGCCCAGGGCATTGCTATTCTGCTGGAAGCGGGCGTACCACCGGGCGTCGTGCAACTGTTACCGGGACGGGGAGAAACCGTCGGCGCCCAGCTTACCGCCGATGCGCGGGTACGCGGGGTGATGTTTACCGGTTCCACGGAGGTGGCGACGCTACTGCAACGCAACATCGCCACGCGTCTTGACGCCCAAGGGCGTCCTATCCCATTGATTGCGGAAACCGGCGGTATGAACGCTATGATTGTCGACTCTTCCGCGCTCACCGAGCAGGTTGTCGTGGATGTGCTGGCTTCCGCTTTCGACAGCGCCGGACAACGCTGTTCCGCGCTCCGCGTGCTGTGTTTGCAGGACGATATCGCCGAACATACGCTGAAAATGCTACGCGGCGCGATGGCGGAGTGTCGGATGGGGAATCCAGTCCGTCTGACGACCGATATCGGCCCGGTGATCGATAGCGAGGCCAAAGCCAACATTGAACGTCATATCCAGACGATGCGCGCCAAAGGCCGCCCGGTTTTCCAGGCCGCGCGTGAAAACAGCGATGACGCGGAGGAGTGGCAGACCGGTACGTTTGTTATGCCAACGCTTATTGAGCTGGAAAACGTCGCGGAACTGGAGAAAGAGATCTTCGGGCCCGTGCTGCACGTCGTGCGCTATAACCGTAACCATCTGGCGGAGCTTATCGATCAGATTAACGCTTCCGGCTACGGGCTAACGCTGGGCGTACATACCCGTATTGATGAAACCATTGCGCAAGTCACCGGTTCCGCCCATGTCGGCAACCTGTACGTTAACCGTAATATGGTGGGCGCGGTCGTCGGCGTCCAGCCGTTTGGCGGCGAGGGCCTGTCAGGAACCGGGCCAAAAGCGGGAGGACCGCTCTATCTCTACCGCCTGCTGGCACACCGCCCGCCCAATGCGCTCAATACAACGCTTGCGCGTCAGGATGCGCGTTACCCGGTAGATGCGCAGCTTAAAACCACGCTACTCGCGCCGTTGACCGCCCTGACGCAATGGGCAGCGGATCGCCCGGCGCTACAGACGCTCTGCCAACAATTCGCCGATCTGGCGCAGGCCGGCACGCAGCGCCTGCTACCGGGGCCGACCGGGGAGCGCAATACCTGGACGTTGTTGCCGCGTGAACGGGTATTATGCCTGGCTGATGATGAACAGGACGCGCTGGCGCAGCTTGCCGCCGTTCTCGCCGTCGGCAGTCAGGCGCTATGGCCGGACGACGCCTTCCACCGCGATCTGGTGAAACGCCTCCCCGCCGCCGTCACGGCGCGTGTCCAGTTTGCGAAAGCGGAAACGCTGATGACGCAGCCGTTTGACGCAGTGATTTTCCACGGCGACTCCGACAAGCTGCGAACCGTGTGCGAAGCCGTCGCCGCTCGCGAAGGCGCGATAGTATCGGTACAGGGGTTCGCTCGCGGCGAAAGCAATATACTGCTGGAACGGCTCTATATTGAACGTTCGCTGAGCGTAAACACAGCCGCCGCTGGCGGTAATGCCAGCCTGATGACAATTGGCTAA
- the SBOV10371 gene encoding Stress-induced bacterial acidophilic repeat motif, whose product MANHRGGSGNFAEDRERASEAGRKGGQHSGGNFKNDPQRASEAGKKGGKSSNRNS is encoded by the coding sequence ATGGCAAACCATCGTGGCGGTTCCGGTAATTTTGCGGAAGACCGCGAAAGAGCATCAGAAGCAGGTCGTAAAGGTGGCCAGCACAGCGGGGGCAATTTTAAGAATGACCCACAGCGTGCATCCGAAGCAGGCAAAAAAGGGGGTAAAAGCAGTAACCGTAATAGCTAG
- the putP gene encoding sodium/proline symporter produces the protein MAISTPMLVTFCVYILGMLLIGFIAWRSTKNFDDYILGGRSLGPFVTALSAGASDMSGWLLMGLPGAIFLSGISESWIAIGLTLGAWINWKLVAGRLRVHTEFNNNALTLPDYFTGRFEDKSRVLRIISALVILLFFTIYCASGIVAGARLFESTFGMSYETALWAGAAATIIYTFIGGFLAVSWTDTVQASLMIFALILTPVMVIVGVGGFSESLEVIKQKSIENVDMLKGLNFVAIISLMGWGLGYFGQPHILARFMAADSHHSIVHARRISMTWMILCLAGAVAVGFFGIAYFNNNPALAGAVNQNSERVFIELAQILFNPWVAGVLLSAILAAVMSTLSCQLLVCSSAITEDLYKAFLRKSASQQELVWVGRVMVLVVALVAIALAANPDNRVLGLVSYAWAGFGAAFGPVVLFSVMWSRMTRNGALAGMIIGAVTVIVWKQYGWLDLYEIIPGFIFGSMGIVVFSLLGKAPTAAMQERFAKADAHYHSAPPSKLQAE, from the coding sequence ATGGCTATTAGCACACCGATGTTGGTGACATTCTGTGTCTATATTTTGGGCATGTTATTGATTGGGTTTATCGCATGGCGCTCAACCAAAAATTTTGATGACTATATTCTTGGCGGTCGCAGTCTTGGGCCGTTTGTTACGGCTTTATCTGCCGGCGCGTCGGATATGAGCGGCTGGCTGTTAATGGGGCTGCCTGGCGCTATCTTTCTGTCGGGGATCTCTGAAAGCTGGATCGCCATTGGCCTGACGTTAGGCGCATGGATTAACTGGAAGCTGGTGGCCGGACGTCTGCGCGTGCATACCGAATTTAACAATAATGCGCTCACGCTGCCGGATTATTTCACCGGTCGATTTGAGGATAAAAGCCGGGTCCTGCGTATTATTTCCGCGTTGGTCATTCTGCTGTTTTTCACTATCTATTGCGCGTCAGGTATTGTCGCTGGGGCGCGACTGTTCGAAAGCACCTTCGGGATGAGCTATGAAACCGCACTGTGGGCGGGGGCTGCGGCAACCATCATTTATACGTTTATCGGCGGGTTCCTTGCCGTTAGCTGGACGGACACCGTTCAGGCCAGCCTGATGATTTTTGCGTTAATCCTGACGCCGGTGATGGTGATCGTCGGCGTAGGCGGTTTTAGCGAGTCGCTGGAGGTGATCAAGCAAAAGAGCATCGAGAATGTCGATATGCTCAAGGGGCTGAATTTTGTCGCCATTATTTCTCTGATGGGCTGGGGACTGGGTTACTTCGGTCAGCCGCATATCCTGGCGCGCTTTATGGCGGCGGATTCCCATCACAGTATTGTTCATGCGCGTCGTATCAGTATGACCTGGATGATTCTGTGTCTGGCGGGCGCAGTTGCGGTGGGCTTTTTTGGGATTGCGTACTTTAACAATAACCCAGCGTTGGCCGGGGCGGTAAACCAAAACTCAGAACGCGTATTTATTGAACTGGCGCAGATCCTGTTTAACCCGTGGGTTGCCGGTGTTCTGCTGTCTGCTATCCTGGCGGCGGTAATGTCGACGTTGAGCTGTCAGTTGCTGGTATGCTCCAGCGCGATTACGGAAGATTTATATAAGGCTTTTCTGCGTAAAAGCGCCAGCCAGCAAGAGCTGGTATGGGTAGGGCGAGTAATGGTGTTGGTGGTAGCGCTGGTAGCCATTGCGCTGGCGGCGAATCCCGATAACCGTGTGCTGGGGCTGGTGAGCTACGCCTGGGCTGGATTCGGCGCGGCATTCGGACCTGTTGTCTTGTTTTCTGTGATGTGGTCGCGTATGACACGTAACGGCGCACTGGCGGGAATGATCATCGGCGCGGTCACGGTTATTGTCTGGAAACAGTATGGCTGGTTGGATCTGTATGAAATTATACCGGGCTTTATTTTCGGCAGTATGGGGATCGTCGTCTTTAGCCTGCTTGGCAAAGCGCCGACAGCAGCGATGCAGGAGCGCTTTGCAAAAGCGGACGCGCATTATCATTCCGCGCCGCCGTCGAAGCTACAGGCGGAATAA